AAAATGGATCAAAGGAAGCCCGAGAAAGGCCGGCTTATAGTTGAGACAAGAGGGGGTATTATTACCGCCAATGCAGGTGTTGATGCTTCAAATGTTTCAGGCGGAGATATGGTAACCCTTCTTCCAATAGATTCTGATGAATCTGCAGACAAATTAGCCCACGGATTGAAAGAAAAATGTGGAATAAACTTAGCTGTCATAATCACCGATACAGTGGGGAGACCTTGGCGAGACGGACTTGTAGATATAGCGATAGGATGCTCAGGCATAAAAGCGCTTAAAGACTACAGGGGAGAGACAGATTCAAAAGGGTTTGAGCTAAATGCAACTGTTATGGCTGTGGCTGATGAAATTGCTTCAGCCGCCGGCCTACTTATGGAAAAGGCTGAGTCTGTACCTCTTATAATTGTAAGGGGTTATGATTATGATCCAAAGAGCATTGGAGCAAAAGAGCTTATCAGAAATGCTGAAGACGATCTGTTTCGTTAAGACTTAAACATAACAATTATGATAGAACTTGAGCGTCAATTTATAAAGATTGCCCACCGAGGCGCCAGTGCCTACGAGCCCGAGAACACACTTAAATCTTTTGAAAGAGCCATAGAGCTAAAATCAGATATGATTGAGTTTGATGTAAGAGAGTCATTAGACGGTCATCTGGTGGTTTTTCACGATCAAACAGTTGATCGCACTACCAATGGCTCAGGCCATATCTCGCATAAAACACTTAGCGAACTTAAAGAACTGGATGCAGGTCATGGGGAACAGATACCAACCCTTGAGCAAGTTATAGAGCTTGGAAAAGGGAGGGCTAAATTTGTGTTAGAGATTAAGCAGGACAGGTTAGAAGAAAAAATTGGATCGTATTTGCTTAAGAACGATTTATTAGACGATGTTTATGTAGTATCGTTTAAACCTAAAAGACTTAAAATGTTAAAAGAGTTAAACCACCGCATCAAGACAGGTTTGATAGTTTTTGCCTCCCTAAATCCTATTGGTCTTGCACTTAACTGCGGCGCAGATTTTGTAGCACCCTTTAGATGGTTTGTTACTGATTCTCTGGTAAAGAGAGCCAGGGATAGCGGGCTTTATACTTTCACTTGGACTGTGGATGAAACCATAAAAGCCCATAGCATGAAACAAAAGGGCGTAAGCGGCATAGTGACTAATAAGCCTGATATTATTTAGCTAAAAGCGCGACTGAAACGATCGCGAATCCAATTCCGGCCATCTCTCTTATATCTAATTTTTCGCCCAAGAACACTAATGCCAGCACGACGGTAAGAGCAGGATATGCGGCGGATAGCGGCGCTACAATTGAGAGCTTGGCGTACTTGAGCGCAACTATGAATAGCACTGTACCAACTCCCCAGCATAAACCCATTAATATGGCAGGGTAATTGATAGAAAAGTTTGTAAAGATAGTATTTCTATAGTAGATAACAAATGTTGTAAAAACTGTCAGAGTTCCAACCGCTTCAAAGAAATAGACCCTGTAGGGAATATCCTTTAATGAAGCTACCTTTCCAAAGAAACTTCCAAATGAAAAGCAAACTATCGCTAGTAATATTAAGATAAACCATCTCTCGCTCATTGTGATCTCCTATAATAAAATTTGAACTCTCTTAGATTTAGAAACCAACATTAACATGCAGTTAACCTTTCCTGAATATCTCCTTCATACGGGAGTGTTGTAATGAGAATGCCACCTCTTATCCGATCCGAAACACTCCCAAAACCTTGGGTCCTTCTTGGCTACTGAGGGTGATGGAATAATCACCCTCAGTCTTTTCACAAAAAATATTTGTAAAATCAGTTAATCATATCTTAACTATTTTATGATAGGATTGGTATGTAGATACACATACAACCTAATATATGGGAGACATGAAATGAGTGAAGTAACAGAATATAAACCCGGTACTTTTTGCTGGCCGGAACTTGTAGCATCCGATGTAGATAAGGCTAAAGAGTTTTACACAAAACTATTTGGTTGGGACATTGAAGACAACCCCATTGGTGAAGACATGGTTTATTCTATGGCTAATTTCGACGGAAAATACCTAGGCGGTCTCTATCCGATGTGGGCTGAGCAAGTTGAACAAGGAATACCAACACACTGGGCTAGTTATGTATCAGTAGCTGACGTTGATGAATCAGTGAAAAAAGCCCAATCCTTAGGAGCTAATATTGTAATGCAGCCTATGGATGTATTTGATGCAGGCCGTATGGCAGTGGTTATGGACCCAACTGGCGCTGTGTTTTCCTTATGGCAGCCATTAAAGCATATAGGTGCGCAGATCGTAAACGAGCACGGCACATTAGTATGGAACGAACTTGCAACTAATGACACTGAGAAAGCAAAAGAATTCTACACAGAGCTATTTGGCTGGACTTATGATGAAATGGATATGGGTGGTGGTATGACCTACACGGCTTTTAAGAATGGAGATTGGCCTGCTGCAGGAATGATGGCCATCGGTCAAGACATGGGCGATATGCCTCCTACGTGGTCAGTATATTTTGCAGTCAACGATTGTGACAGCAGTACTGAGGAGGCAACAAATCTTGGCGGTCAGACCATAGTTCCACCAACAGACATTCCGGAAGTAGGAAGATTCTCTTTTCTACAAGACCCTCAAGGCGCAGTATTTGCGATTATTAAACTACTAAACCAGCCAGAATGATAAATTAATATATGATAGAAGGCAGGGCATAATGTCTTGCCTTCTATGTTTTCCGCACTTCCTTCTTATAGAGACCTTTTCCTCAAAGTGTTTCTCGTCCTCACATGAAATTCGGGTGGTTTGTTTTGAACCCACTTAACAAATTTTTGCACATTTTCATTCTCAAGTATTCGCTCAATTGTGTGGTAATAGTTTAAGAGTTCCCTTTCAGTAAAATTTGCATGAATAGTCCTATGACAGATTCTGTGAAGAAGCACTATATCTTTACCTTTAAAACTTTTAGGAATTAAATGATGTTTACTAGGCTTTTCGGGGAGTGGTCTTTTGCAAAGTGGGCAGTTATTGGCTTGGTCCATGTCGATAATAAAAAGCTAAAAGTTCATCTGCCTTCTTTTAATAAATGGAGTATGTACTTGGTCCTTTTTATAATTTCCTGTAAGTGCATACAGAATCATATTAATACCAAGTCTAAAAGCACGTTCTCTCTGAGCCTCTCCACCAGGTATCACCTCATATTGCCATTTGCCAAACTCATCCTCAGACCAAGCGCCGCCTAGATCATTTTTGGAATACAAAACAGCAGTTCTATCTTCTTCCCTAAAAGTTATTCCCTCTAAATAGGGCTGAATAACTTTTCTCCCGCTGGCAGAGTTTAGTATATAAAACGATTTGTTCACTACATGGTCATGCGGTATTGGAGCAAGTGGTATTTCTGGCATGATATTTACTAGCTCGGCTCTTATCTGAGTATCAAAACTTGAGTCCTGCTCACCTGAAGTGTCATCGATGATTAAAGTTCCACCGAGCTGAAGATATTTCCTTAGCTTTCTTCTTTCTTGTGCGCTAAAGGATGTAAAGCTGCTATCACCGGACATGTATAGGAAGGGGTATTGAAATAGATCCGGATCAGTCAGTCTTAGGCTCTTTCTCTGATCAGAGCTATTTACACTTGTTCTAAGCTCAAGCGTACTCATTAGCCTCTTGTATGCCCTCGGTCTTGTATCCCAGTTTCCGTCATAAATAAGTTGAGCAAATTTAAACTCTGATCCCTCATATAGTCCTAAGAGAGGTAGTGATATTAACAGGAGCATTAATAATGCAGCTGTCCTTGTGCAAAAGTATTTAGTGTTCAAGATATTAAAATATTGAGGGGTTTATAGCTAGGTGTCAAGAAAATATAGAATTACGTAACCCAAAAAAGCATAAAAAATCTTTACTATTTCAACAATAGCTAAAATGGGAAATATTATTCTTATGAAAATACCAAGCGGAATCTTCTTAAATCAGTATAGAAGAAGTTTA
This Thermodesulfobacteriota bacterium DNA region includes the following protein-coding sequences:
- a CDS encoding DUF4159 domain-containing protein, yielding MLLLISLPLLGLYEGSEFKFAQLIYDGNWDTRPRAYKRLMSTLELRTSVNSSDQRKSLRLTDPDLFQYPFLYMSGDSSFTSFSAQERRKLRKYLQLGGTLIIDDTSGEQDSSFDTQIRAELVNIMPEIPLAPIPHDHVVNKSFYILNSASGRKVIQPYLEGITFREEDRTAVLYSKNDLGGAWSEDEFGKWQYEVIPGGEAQRERAFRLGINMILYALTGNYKKDQVHTPFIKRRQMNF
- a CDS encoding VOC family protein, whose product is MSEVTEYKPGTFCWPELVASDVDKAKEFYTKLFGWDIEDNPIGEDMVYSMANFDGKYLGGLYPMWAEQVEQGIPTHWASYVSVADVDESVKKAQSLGANIVMQPMDVFDAGRMAVVMDPTGAVFSLWQPLKHIGAQIVNEHGTLVWNELATNDTEKAKEFYTELFGWTYDEMDMGGGMTYTAFKNGDWPAAGMMAIGQDMGDMPPTWSVYFAVNDCDSSTEEATNLGGQTIVPPTDIPEVGRFSFLQDPQGAVFAIIKLLNQPE
- the cofE gene encoding coenzyme F420-0:L-glutamate ligase — encoded protein: ENRIVDLSTVEPSPYAHTLSKELTKDPRLIEVILSETTKIIKMDQRKPEKGRLIVETRGGIITANAGVDASNVSGGDMVTLLPIDSDESADKLAHGLKEKCGINLAVIITDTVGRPWRDGLVDIAIGCSGIKALKDYRGETDSKGFELNATVMAVADEIASAAGLLMEKAESVPLIIVRGYDYDPKSIGAKELIRNAEDDLFR
- a CDS encoding EamA family transporter, encoding MSERWFILILLAIVCFSFGSFFGKVASLKDIPYRVYFFEAVGTLTVFTTFVIYYRNTIFTNFSINYPAILMGLCWGVGTVLFIVALKYAKLSIVAPLSAAYPALTVVLALVFLGEKLDIREMAGIGFAIVSVALLAK
- a CDS encoding glycerophosphodiester phosphodiesterase family protein, yielding MIELERQFIKIAHRGASAYEPENTLKSFERAIELKSDMIEFDVRESLDGHLVVFHDQTVDRTTNGSGHISHKTLSELKELDAGHGEQIPTLEQVIELGKGRAKFVLEIKQDRLEEKIGSYLLKNDLLDDVYVVSFKPKRLKMLKELNHRIKTGLIVFASLNPIGLALNCGADFVAPFRWFVTDSLVKRARDSGLYTFTWTVDETIKAHSMKQKGVSGIVTNKPDII